The following coding sequences are from one Cervus canadensis isolate Bull #8, Minnesota chromosome 4, ASM1932006v1, whole genome shotgun sequence window:
- the TGFBR3L gene encoding transforming growth factor-beta receptor type 3-like protein isoform X1, producing the protein MLGTMLLLLALLPGTTTLPSEPAEPPFPAAPGPWLRRPLFSLELSDAEDAFPRRAGPLEVPADSRVFVQASLARPSPRWGLALHRCSVTPSSRPAPAPALALLRGGCSADSSVTFPPPRPLLGAARPARFSFRLRPVFNASVQFLHCQLSRCRRLRRARWTPAPLTMPPLSPVRGRRTGNLGARADQGLGASASDIRGRNSLGFGHLGAFRPGGGGYLETGSRYWVSGWGWGQRRPKGQISRVLVMRSLVATERWTLRSACGPVRGVRPLTFPSLVPPSLQRLPQDEACAGAGSGSDESPGADSPRLHTLTQPIAVTVPRLPPRLPKGFPGRAVLPESPAPTPQALEPAPVVALVLAAFVLGAAVAAGLSLVCAHSASLSSPAPQLHGQPPESLAQRPPAQEAPVRQRWRAHSRIRRQTSHGLVLGPPVPGTHGTTIAAPRPPCFSSHPPTWAQNKPLAWTAAF; encoded by the exons ATGCTGGGCACCATGCTCCTGCTGCTGGCCCTGCTCCCGGGGACCACCACCTTGCCCAGCGAGCCAGCTG AGCCCCCGTTCCCTGCGGCGCCCGGGCCCTGGCTGCGCCGACCCCTTTTCAGTCTGGAGCTGTCGGACGCGGAGGATGCCTTCCCGCGCCGTGCGGGGCCGCTCGAGGTCCCAGCGGACAGCCGGGTGTTTGTGCAG GCGTCCCTGGCCCGTCCCTCCCCGCGCTGGGGCTTGGCCCTGCACCGCTGCTCCGTAACACCGTCCTCGCGCCCGGCCCCGGCCCCTGCCCTGGCGCTGCTGCGCGGGGGCTGCTCCGCCGACTCCTCGGTCACCTTCCCGCCACCGCGGCCGCTCCTCGGTGCCGCCCGGCCCGCGCGTTTCAGCTTCCGCCTGCGCCCGGTCTTCAACGCCTCTGTGCAGTTCCTGCACTGCCAACTGAGTCGCTGCCGCCGCCTCCGCAGAGCCCGCTGGACGCCTGCGCCTTTGACAATGCCTCCACTGTCCCCGGTGCGCGGGCGCAGGACCGGGAACCTCGGCGCCCGGGCCGATCAAGGGTTGGGCGCAAGCGCCTCTGACATCCGAGGGAGAAACTCCTTAGGGTTTGGACATCTGGGTGCTTTTAGACCTGGGGGCGGTGGTTATCTCGAAACTGGGAGTAGGTACTGGGTCtcaggctggggttgggggcagagaCGTCCGAAGGGCCAGATTTCCAGGGTTCTAGTGATGCGATCCCTGGTTGCAACAGAGCGCTGGACACTTAGATCTGCCTGCGGCCCAGTCCGTGGAGTCCGGCCCCTGACATTCCCGTCTCTTGTGCCCCCTTCCTTGCAGCGTCTGCCTCAGGATGAGGCGTGCGCGGGCGCCGGCAGTGGGAGCGACGAGAGCCCGGGTGCTGACAGCCCCCGCCTGCACACACTGACGCAGCCCATCGCGGTGACTGTGCCACGGCTGCCCCCCA GGCTACCCAAGGGCTTCCCCGGCAGAGCTGTGCTCCCCGAGTCTCCCGCGCCGACCCCGCAGGCCCTGGAGCCCGCGCCGGTGGTAGCGCTGGTGTTGGCCGCTTTCGTGCTGGGCGCCGCTGTGGCCGCCGGGCTCAGCCTCGTGTGCGCGCACTCAG CTTCCCTCTCTTCTCCAGCGCCCCAACTCCACGGTCAGCCCCCCGAGAGCCTCGCCCAGCGGCCCCCCGCCCAGGAGGCCCCAGTGAGGCAG AGATGGAGAGCCCACAGCAGGATCCGGAGACAAACCAGCCACGGCCTCGTATTAGGCCCGCCAGTACCTGGGACTCATGGGACTACAATCGCTGCGCCCCGCCCTCcttgcttctcctcccaccctcccacctggGCCCAAAATAAACCTCTGGCCTGGACTGCGGCTTTCTGA
- the MAP2K7 gene encoding dual specificity mitogen-activated protein kinase kinase 7 isoform X2, which yields MAASSLEQKLSRLEAKLKQENREARRRIDLNLDISPQRPRPTLQLPLANDGGSRSPSSESSPQHPTPPARPRHMLGLPSTLFTPRSMESIEIDQKLQEIMKQTGYLTIGGQRYQAEINDLENLGEMGSGTCGQVWKMRFRKTGHVIAVKQMRRSGNKEENKRILMDLDVVLKSHDCPYIVQCFGTFITNTDVFIAMELMGTCAEKLKKRMQGPMPERILGKMTVAIVKALYYLKEKHGVIHRDVKPSNILLDERGQIKLCDFGISGRLVDSKAKTRSAGCAAYMAPERIDPPDPTKPDYDIRADVWSLGISLVELATGQFPYKNCKTDFEVLTKVLQEEPPLLPGHMGFSGDFQSFVKDCLTKDHRKRPKYNKLLEHSFIKRYETLEVDVASWFKDVMAKTESPRTSGVLSQHHLPFFR from the exons ATGGCGGCGTCCTCCCTGGAGCAGAAGCTGTCCCGCCTGGAAGCAAAGCTAAAGCAGGAGAACCGCGAGGCCCGGCGGAGGATCGACCTCAACCTGGATATCAGCCCCCAGCGGCCCAGGCCCA ccctgcagctccCACTGGCCAACGATGGGGGCAGCCGCTCACCGTCCTCCGAGAGCTCGCCGCAGCACCCCACGCCCCCTGCCCGGCCCCGCCACATGCTGGGGCTGCCTTCAACCTTGTTCACACCCCGCAGCATGGAGAG CATCGAGATTGACCAGAAGCTGCAGGAGATCATGAAGCAGACGGGCTACCTGACCATCGGGGGCCAG CGCTACCAGGCGGAGATCAACGACCTGGAGAACCTGGGGGAGATGGGCAGCGGCACCTGCGGCCAGGTGTGGAAGATGCGCTTCCGGAAGACGGGGCATGTCATCGCTGTCAAG CAAATGCGGCGCTCGGGGAATAAGGAGGAGAACAAGAGGATCCTCATGGATTTGGACGTGGTGCTCAAGAGCCACGACTGCCCCTACATTGTGCAGTGCTTCGGGACTTTCATCACCAAC ACGGATGTCTTCATCGCCATGGAGCTCATGGGCACGTGCGCGGAGAAGCTCAAGAAGCGGATGCAGGGCCCCATGCCTGAGCGGATCCTGGGCAAGATGACGGTGGCA ATTGTGAAGGCGCTCTACTACCTGAAGGAGAAGCATGGCGTGATCCACCGTGACGTCAAGCCCTCCAACATCCTGTTGGACGAGCGGGGCCAGATCAAGCTCTGTGACTTCGGCATCAGTGGCCGCCTGGTCGACTCCAAAGCCAAAACGCGGAGTGCTGGCTGTGCCGCCTATATGGCA CCCGAGCGCATCGACCCCCCGGATCCCACCAAGCCTGACTACGACATCCGGGCCGATGTGTGGAGCCTGGGCATCTCCTTG GTGGAGTTGGCGACAGGACAGTTCCCCTACAAGAACTGCAAGACGGACTTCGAGGTCCTCACCAAAGTCCTccaagaggagcccccgctcctGCCCGGACACATGGGCTTCTCGGGGGATTTCCAGTCCTTCGTCAAAGACTG ccttACTAAAGATCACAGGAAGAGACCAAAGTATAATAAGCTACTT GAACACAGCTTCATCAAGCGCTACGAGACGCTGGAGGTGGACGTGGCGTCCTGGTTCAAGGATGTCATGGCGAAGACCGAGTCACCGAGGACAAGCGGGGTCCTGAGCCAGCACCACCTGCCCTTCTTCAGGTAG
- the TGFBR3L gene encoding transforming growth factor-beta receptor type 3-like protein isoform X3, with protein sequence MLGTMLLLLALLPGTTTLPSEPAEPPFPAAPGPWLRRPLFSLELSDAEDAFPRRAGPLEVPADSRVFVQASLARPSPRWGLALHRCSVTPSSRPAPAPALALLRGGCSADSSVTFPPPRPLLGAARPARFSFRLRPVFNASVQFLHCQLSRCRRLRRARWTPAPLTMPPLSPRLPQDEACAGAGSGSDESPGADSPRLHTLTQPIAVTVPRLPPRLPKGFPGRAVLPESPAPTPQALEPAPVVALVLAAFVLGAAVAAGLSLVCAHSASLSSPAPQLHGQPPESLAQRPPAQEAPVRQRWRAHSRIRRQTSHGLVLGPPVPGTHGTTIAAPRPPCFSSHPPTWAQNKPLAWTAAF encoded by the exons ATGCTGGGCACCATGCTCCTGCTGCTGGCCCTGCTCCCGGGGACCACCACCTTGCCCAGCGAGCCAGCTG AGCCCCCGTTCCCTGCGGCGCCCGGGCCCTGGCTGCGCCGACCCCTTTTCAGTCTGGAGCTGTCGGACGCGGAGGATGCCTTCCCGCGCCGTGCGGGGCCGCTCGAGGTCCCAGCGGACAGCCGGGTGTTTGTGCAG GCGTCCCTGGCCCGTCCCTCCCCGCGCTGGGGCTTGGCCCTGCACCGCTGCTCCGTAACACCGTCCTCGCGCCCGGCCCCGGCCCCTGCCCTGGCGCTGCTGCGCGGGGGCTGCTCCGCCGACTCCTCGGTCACCTTCCCGCCACCGCGGCCGCTCCTCGGTGCCGCCCGGCCCGCGCGTTTCAGCTTCCGCCTGCGCCCGGTCTTCAACGCCTCTGTGCAGTTCCTGCACTGCCAACTGAGTCGCTGCCGCCGCCTCCGCAGAGCCCGCTGGACGCCTGCGCCTTTGACAATGCCTCCACTGTCCCCG CGTCTGCCTCAGGATGAGGCGTGCGCGGGCGCCGGCAGTGGGAGCGACGAGAGCCCGGGTGCTGACAGCCCCCGCCTGCACACACTGACGCAGCCCATCGCGGTGACTGTGCCACGGCTGCCCCCCA GGCTACCCAAGGGCTTCCCCGGCAGAGCTGTGCTCCCCGAGTCTCCCGCGCCGACCCCGCAGGCCCTGGAGCCCGCGCCGGTGGTAGCGCTGGTGTTGGCCGCTTTCGTGCTGGGCGCCGCTGTGGCCGCCGGGCTCAGCCTCGTGTGCGCGCACTCAG CTTCCCTCTCTTCTCCAGCGCCCCAACTCCACGGTCAGCCCCCCGAGAGCCTCGCCCAGCGGCCCCCCGCCCAGGAGGCCCCAGTGAGGCAG AGATGGAGAGCCCACAGCAGGATCCGGAGACAAACCAGCCACGGCCTCGTATTAGGCCCGCCAGTACCTGGGACTCATGGGACTACAATCGCTGCGCCCCGCCCTCcttgcttctcctcccaccctcccacctggGCCCAAAATAAACCTCTGGCCTGGACTGCGGCTTTCTGA
- the TGFBR3L gene encoding transforming growth factor-beta receptor type 3-like protein isoform X2, protein MLGTMLLLLALLPGTTTLPSEPAEPPFPAAPGPWLRRPLFSLELSDAEDAFPRRAGPLEVPADSRVFVQASLARPSPRWGLALHRCSVTPSSRPAPAPALALLRGGCSADSSVTFPPPRPLLGAARPARFSFRLRPVFNASVQFLHCQLSRCRRLRRARWTPAPLTMPPLSPVRGRRTGNLGARADQGLGASASDIRGRNSLGFGHLGAFRPGGGGYLETGSRYWVSGWGWGQRRPKGQISRVLVMRSLVATERWTLRSACGPVRGVRPLTFPSLVPPSLQRLPQDEACAGAGSGSDESPGADSPRLHTLTQPIAVTVPRLPPRLPKGFPGRAVLPESPAPTPQALEPAPVVALVLAAFVLGAAVAAGLSLVCAHSAPQLHGQPPESLAQRPPAQEAPVRQRWRAHSRIRRQTSHGLVLGPPVPGTHGTTIAAPRPPCFSSHPPTWAQNKPLAWTAAF, encoded by the exons ATGCTGGGCACCATGCTCCTGCTGCTGGCCCTGCTCCCGGGGACCACCACCTTGCCCAGCGAGCCAGCTG AGCCCCCGTTCCCTGCGGCGCCCGGGCCCTGGCTGCGCCGACCCCTTTTCAGTCTGGAGCTGTCGGACGCGGAGGATGCCTTCCCGCGCCGTGCGGGGCCGCTCGAGGTCCCAGCGGACAGCCGGGTGTTTGTGCAG GCGTCCCTGGCCCGTCCCTCCCCGCGCTGGGGCTTGGCCCTGCACCGCTGCTCCGTAACACCGTCCTCGCGCCCGGCCCCGGCCCCTGCCCTGGCGCTGCTGCGCGGGGGCTGCTCCGCCGACTCCTCGGTCACCTTCCCGCCACCGCGGCCGCTCCTCGGTGCCGCCCGGCCCGCGCGTTTCAGCTTCCGCCTGCGCCCGGTCTTCAACGCCTCTGTGCAGTTCCTGCACTGCCAACTGAGTCGCTGCCGCCGCCTCCGCAGAGCCCGCTGGACGCCTGCGCCTTTGACAATGCCTCCACTGTCCCCGGTGCGCGGGCGCAGGACCGGGAACCTCGGCGCCCGGGCCGATCAAGGGTTGGGCGCAAGCGCCTCTGACATCCGAGGGAGAAACTCCTTAGGGTTTGGACATCTGGGTGCTTTTAGACCTGGGGGCGGTGGTTATCTCGAAACTGGGAGTAGGTACTGGGTCtcaggctggggttgggggcagagaCGTCCGAAGGGCCAGATTTCCAGGGTTCTAGTGATGCGATCCCTGGTTGCAACAGAGCGCTGGACACTTAGATCTGCCTGCGGCCCAGTCCGTGGAGTCCGGCCCCTGACATTCCCGTCTCTTGTGCCCCCTTCCTTGCAGCGTCTGCCTCAGGATGAGGCGTGCGCGGGCGCCGGCAGTGGGAGCGACGAGAGCCCGGGTGCTGACAGCCCCCGCCTGCACACACTGACGCAGCCCATCGCGGTGACTGTGCCACGGCTGCCCCCCA GGCTACCCAAGGGCTTCCCCGGCAGAGCTGTGCTCCCCGAGTCTCCCGCGCCGACCCCGCAGGCCCTGGAGCCCGCGCCGGTGGTAGCGCTGGTGTTGGCCGCTTTCGTGCTGGGCGCCGCTGTGGCCGCCGGGCTCAGCCTCGTGTGCGCGCACTCAG CGCCCCAACTCCACGGTCAGCCCCCCGAGAGCCTCGCCCAGCGGCCCCCCGCCCAGGAGGCCCCAGTGAGGCAG AGATGGAGAGCCCACAGCAGGATCCGGAGACAAACCAGCCACGGCCTCGTATTAGGCCCGCCAGTACCTGGGACTCATGGGACTACAATCGCTGCGCCCCGCCCTCcttgcttctcctcccaccctcccacctggGCCCAAAATAAACCTCTGGCCTGGACTGCGGCTTTCTGA
- the CTXN1 gene encoding cortexin-1: protein MSATWTLSPEPLPPSTGPPVGAGLDAEQRTVFAFVLCLLVVLVLLMVRCVRILLDPYSRMPASSWTDHKEALERGQFDYALV, encoded by the coding sequence ATGAGCGCGACGTGGACGCTGTCCCCCGAGCCGCTGCCGCCGTCTACGGGGCCCCCGGTGGGTGCGGGCCTGGACGCGGAGCAGCGCACCGTGTTCGCCTTCGTGCTGTGCCTGCTCGTGGTGCTGGTGCTGCTGATGGTGCGCTGCGTGCGTATCCTGCTCGACCCCTACAGCCGCATGCCCGCCTCGTCCTGGACCGACCACAAGGAGGCGCTCGAGCGCGGGCAGTTCGACTACGCGCTGGTCTGA
- the SNAPC2 gene encoding snRNA-activating protein complex subunit 2, whose amino-acid sequence MKPPQRRRAIPRRYLVEVTGPAAWKASEKRQLLRLLQARQGQPELDAAELARELPGRSKTEIEDFLRQLKGRVARKAIQRIHPGGPKGPRRWETQTPAPIEVWIDLAEKITGPLEEALTVAFSQALGIAATEPINLLHSVPSKPTQACGKLLPLSAPGGQEDLGPEASSPAPKASGGHEVPGSTPKTQGPVPEASSESLTGQSAEGDFSVDFEKIYTYLSSVSRGGQVPELSAAESAVVLDLLMALPEELSRLPCATLVEHMSGMYRHLTAPQRDLASGGLASRTEDSGAGSRGQEETGQATPQAPENAGSSQPITSWQAAGVCPLNPFLVPLELLGQVAR is encoded by the exons ATGAAGCCACCGCAGCGGCGGCGAGCGATCCCGAGGCGCTATCTGGTTGAGGTGACTGGCCCCGCGGCCTGGAAAGCCAGCGAAAAGCGGCAGCTGTTACGACTACTGCAGGCGCGACAGGGCCAACCAGAACTGGACGCCGCCGAGCTGGCCCGAGAGTTGCCGGGCCGGAGCAAGACCGAG ATCGAGGACTTTCTCCGGCAGCTCAAGGGCCGAGTGGCCCGGAAGGCCATTCAGAGGATACATCCAGGTGGCCCAAAGGGTCCAAGGCGCTGGGAAACACAGACCCCAGCCCCCATCGAG GTGTGGATCGATCTGGCTGAGAAGATAACAGGCCCTCTGGAGGAGGCACTTACTGTGGCTTTCTCACAG GCGCTCGGCATCGCTGCCACGGAGCCCATCAACCTCCTGCACTCGGTGCCCTCCAAGCCCACGCAGGCTTGCGGGAAACTACTGCCCCTCAGCGCCCCTGGAGGACAGGAGGACCTGGGTCCTGAGGCTTCCAGCCCCGCCCCCAAGGCCTCCGGAGGGCATGAGGTTCCTGGCTCCACCCCCAAGACGCAAGGCCCTGTTCCTGAGGCATCCTCCGAGTCCCTGACTGGCCAGTCTGCTGAGGGAGACTTTTCTGTGGACTTCGAGAAGATCTACACGTACCTGTCATCCGTCTCCCGCGGTGGCCAGGTCCCTGAGCTTTCCGCAGCTG AGTCCGCTGTGGTCCTTGACCTGCTCATGGCGCTTCCTGAGGAGTTGTCCCGTCTGCCCTGCGCCACCCTGGTTGAACACATGTCGGGTATGTACCGACATCTGACGGCCCCTCAGCGTGACCTTGCCAGTGGGGGCCTGGCGTCCAGAACTGAGGATAGCGGGGCAGGTTCCAGGGGTCAGGAGGAGACTGGCCAGGCCACCCCTCAGGCCCCCGAGAATGCTGGCTCCAGCCAGCCCATAACCTCTTGGCAAGCGGCTGGGGTGTGCCCCCTGAACCCGTTCCTGGTACCCTTGGAGCTTCTGGGCCAGGTGGCAAGGTAG
- the MAP2K7 gene encoding dual specificity mitogen-activated protein kinase kinase 7 isoform X1, with product MAASSLEQKLSRLEAKLKQENREARRRIDLNLDISPQRPRPIIVITLSPAPAPSQRAALQLPLANDGGSRSPSSESSPQHPTPPARPRHMLGLPSTLFTPRSMESIEIDQKLQEIMKQTGYLTIGGQRYQAEINDLENLGEMGSGTCGQVWKMRFRKTGHVIAVKQMRRSGNKEENKRILMDLDVVLKSHDCPYIVQCFGTFITNTDVFIAMELMGTCAEKLKKRMQGPMPERILGKMTVAIVKALYYLKEKHGVIHRDVKPSNILLDERGQIKLCDFGISGRLVDSKAKTRSAGCAAYMAPERIDPPDPTKPDYDIRADVWSLGISLVELATGQFPYKNCKTDFEVLTKVLQEEPPLLPGHMGFSGDFQSFVKDCLTKDHRKRPKYNKLLEHSFIKRYETLEVDVASWFKDVMAKTESPRTSGVLSQHHLPFFR from the exons ATGGCGGCGTCCTCCCTGGAGCAGAAGCTGTCCCGCCTGGAAGCAAAGCTAAAGCAGGAGAACCGCGAGGCCCGGCGGAGGATCGACCTCAACCTGGATATCAGCCCCCAGCGGCCCAGGCCCA TTATTGTGATCACTCTAAGCCCTGCTCCTGCCCCGTCCCAACGAGCAG ccctgcagctccCACTGGCCAACGATGGGGGCAGCCGCTCACCGTCCTCCGAGAGCTCGCCGCAGCACCCCACGCCCCCTGCCCGGCCCCGCCACATGCTGGGGCTGCCTTCAACCTTGTTCACACCCCGCAGCATGGAGAG CATCGAGATTGACCAGAAGCTGCAGGAGATCATGAAGCAGACGGGCTACCTGACCATCGGGGGCCAG CGCTACCAGGCGGAGATCAACGACCTGGAGAACCTGGGGGAGATGGGCAGCGGCACCTGCGGCCAGGTGTGGAAGATGCGCTTCCGGAAGACGGGGCATGTCATCGCTGTCAAG CAAATGCGGCGCTCGGGGAATAAGGAGGAGAACAAGAGGATCCTCATGGATTTGGACGTGGTGCTCAAGAGCCACGACTGCCCCTACATTGTGCAGTGCTTCGGGACTTTCATCACCAAC ACGGATGTCTTCATCGCCATGGAGCTCATGGGCACGTGCGCGGAGAAGCTCAAGAAGCGGATGCAGGGCCCCATGCCTGAGCGGATCCTGGGCAAGATGACGGTGGCA ATTGTGAAGGCGCTCTACTACCTGAAGGAGAAGCATGGCGTGATCCACCGTGACGTCAAGCCCTCCAACATCCTGTTGGACGAGCGGGGCCAGATCAAGCTCTGTGACTTCGGCATCAGTGGCCGCCTGGTCGACTCCAAAGCCAAAACGCGGAGTGCTGGCTGTGCCGCCTATATGGCA CCCGAGCGCATCGACCCCCCGGATCCCACCAAGCCTGACTACGACATCCGGGCCGATGTGTGGAGCCTGGGCATCTCCTTG GTGGAGTTGGCGACAGGACAGTTCCCCTACAAGAACTGCAAGACGGACTTCGAGGTCCTCACCAAAGTCCTccaagaggagcccccgctcctGCCCGGACACATGGGCTTCTCGGGGGATTTCCAGTCCTTCGTCAAAGACTG ccttACTAAAGATCACAGGAAGAGACCAAAGTATAATAAGCTACTT GAACACAGCTTCATCAAGCGCTACGAGACGCTGGAGGTGGACGTGGCGTCCTGGTTCAAGGATGTCATGGCGAAGACCGAGTCACCGAGGACAAGCGGGGTCCTGAGCCAGCACCACCTGCCCTTCTTCAGGTAG